One window of the Candidozyma auris chromosome 6, complete sequence genome contains the following:
- the APN1 gene encoding DNA-(apurinic or apyrimidinic site) lyase APN1, which translates to MAPKTKAAADSVKKTVKRNVKKTVKEAVEPTFQYHRVEGKFKFGAHVSVAGGVSKAVTNAMNIGANSFALFLKNPNRWAAPEVKELEVADFKSLCEKYGYNPRTDVLPHGSYLINMANPDDEKSEKAYLSFVDDLKRCEKLNIGLYNFHPGSSLDGDHRDALKKLAKNINRAIAETSFVKIVIENMAGHGNLIGSDLQDIRDVIDMVEDKSRVGVCIDTCHSFAAGYDIRSEEKFKEFWDTYDKIIGFEFLSAIHLNDSKAPLGANRDLHQKLGYGFLGLEAFRVISNEPRIQGLPIILETPVEKDDSVYGEEIKILEWLEGKSATDEDFKQKSEELSKLGAKERAEQLKKFEVKTAKKKRAADKDISSLLSKKRAKKEDTDDSAVNGEVSEANTEDVKEEES; encoded by the exons ATGGCCCCTAA AACGaaagctgctgctgattCTGTAAAGAAAACAGTGAAAAGAAATGTTAAGAAAACGGTCAAGGAAGCAGTGGAGCCCACGTTCCAGTACCATAGAGTTGAAGGTAAGTTCAAGTTCGGTGCCCATGTTTCTGTGGCCGGCGGTGTTTCTAAAGCTGTTACGAACGCCATGAATATAGGCGCCAACTCTTTTGCTCTATTTTTGAAGAACCCAAACCGCTGGGCTGCGCCTGAGGTGAAGGAGCTAGAAGTGGCTGACTTCAAGAGCCTATGTGAAAAATACGGTTATAACCCGAGAACCGACGTGTTGCCCCACGGGTCTTACCTTATCAACATGGCTAATCCAGATGACGAGAAGTCGGAGAAGGCGTATCTTTCGTTTGTGGATGACTTGAAAAGATGCGAGAAGCTTAATATAGGGTTGTACAACTTCCATCCAGGGTCGAGCTTGGATGGAGATCACAGAGACgcattgaaaaagttggccaagaacATCAACAGGGCAATTGCAGAAACGCTGTTTGTAAAGATTGTTATCGAAAACATGGCAGGTCACGGCAATTTGATTGGCTCGGATCTACAGGATATCAGAGACGTGATCGATATGGTGGAGGACAAATCTCGGGTGGGTGTATGTATCGATACTTGTCACTCATTTGCAGCAGGCTACGATATTAGAAGTgaggagaagttcaaggagTTCTGGGACACCTACGACAAAATCATAGgttttgagtttttgagCGCTATCCATTTGAACGACTCTAAGGCCCCCTTGGGTGCCAACAGAGACTTGCACCAAAAGCTAGGGTACGGTTTTTTGGGGCTTGAGGCGTTTCGGGTCATTTCCAATGAGCCTAGGATCCAGGGGCTTCCCATCATTTTGGAGACTCCCGTTGAAAAGGATGATTCTGTCTATGGGGAAGAAATTAAGATTCTAGAGTGGCTCGAAGGAAAGAGTGCAACAGATGAAGATTTTAAACAGAAGCTGGAAGAACTTAGCAAGCTTGGAGCCAAGGAGCGGGCGGAACAATTAAAAAAGTTTGAAGTCAAAACcgcaaagaagaagagagcagcCGACAAAGATATTTCACTGCTCTTAAGCAAAAAGCgggcaaagaaagaggacACAGATGACAGTGCAGTAAATGGAGAAGTATCTGAAGCAAACACCGAGGACGTTAAGGAGGAGGAGAGTTAG
- a CDS encoding multifunctional nuclease RAD27, translated as MGVKGLNSLVKEHAPDAFKEFTMKTLFGRKVAIDASMCLYQYLIAVRQQDGQQLTSEDGETTSHLSGMFYRTIRMVENGMKPMYVFDGKPPVLKGGELEKRMLKKQEAMGKLEELKETGTVEELLKHEKRTVRASRQQNEEAQKLLKLMGIPYMIAPCEAEAQCAALAKGGKVFAAASEDMDTLCYEPPFLLRHLTVAEARKMPIDQIEYSEVLKGLGMDRSTFVDLCILLGCDYCETIKGVGPVTAFKLIKEHGSLENIVKWIEANPDKTKYKLPENWPWAEAKELFMNPDITPVTKAEDVELKWEEPDVDGLVEFMVQQKGFNEDRIRSGAEKLKKALKGGVQGRLDGFFTVVKSPSSKKRAAPEAKGKGKKKSKR; from the exons ATGGGTGTGAAAG GTCTCAACTCGCTAGTTAAAGAGCATGCTCCAGATGCTTTCAAAGAGTTCACCATGAAGACCCTCTTTGGTAGGAAAGTTGCCATCGACGCCTCCATGTGTCTATACCAGTATCTTATTGCTGTGAGACAGCAAGATGGTCAGCAATTGACCTCAGAAGACGGGGAAACCACCTCGCATTTGCTGGGGATGTTCTACAGAACGATACGAATGGTGGAAAACGGGATGAAACCCATGTACGTTTTTGACGGGAAACCTCCAGTGTTGAAAGGAGgagagttggagaagagaatgttgaagaaacaagaggCAATGGGAAAGCTTGAGGAGTTGAAAGAAACAGGTACGGTGGAGGAGCTACTCAAGCACGAGAAGAGAACCGTGAGGGCTTCCAGACAGcagaatgaagaagcacagaagttgctcaagttgaTGGGCATTCCCTACATGATAGCACCTTGCGAGGCTGAAGCGCAGTGTGCTGCTCTAGCAAAGGGCGGCAAGGTGTTTGCAGCAGCCTCGGAGGATATGGACACGCTTTGCTACGAGCCACCATTTCTTTTGCGCCACTTGACGGTTGCAGAAGCAAGGAAGATGCCGATTGACCAGATAGAGTACCTGGAAGTTCTCAAAGGTTTGGGAATGGACAGATCGACATTTGTGGACTTGTGCATTTTGCTTGGCTGCGATTACTGTGAGACCATCAAGGGCGTGGGGCCTGTCACTGCTTTCAAGCTTATCAAGGAGCACGGTTCATTGGAAAATATCGTCAAGTGGATCGAGGCCAACCCAGACAAAACCAAATACAAGCTCCCGGAAAACTGGCCATGGGCCGAAGCCAAGGAGTTGTTCATGAACCCAGATATCACTCCAGTAACTAAAGCAGAGGACGTGGAGTTGAAATGGGAAGAGCCTGATGTGGATGGTCTTGTGGAATTTATGGTGCAACAAAAGGGCTTCAACGAAGACAGAATTCGCAGTGGTGccgagaagctcaagaaggcATTGAAAGGCGGTGTCCAGGGCCGACTCGATGGCTTCTTCACCGTGGTCAAGCTGCCATCGTCCAAAAAGAGAGCTGCCCCTGAAGCCAAGGGCAaggggaagaagaaaagcaaacGATGA
- a CDS encoding FG-nucleoporin, which translates to MFGRPNSGFGGFSSTANNSSSPFGSTNNTNASPFGQNTSTSNAFGSGSGGGIFGSSNTNSAFGSNNNNNTTTSAFGSNNNPSTGGSAFGSSNTGFGNTGGSVFGSTNNATQNNASPFGGATNKPFGSAFGTPQNNSISPFGGGASTSAFGSGAAGGDKVNNGTAVKPFTPFQEKDTSGTNYYQNISNMPEYSNFSFEELRLKDYEQGRRFGSGTSAFGSNNAGTSAFGQSTGAFGQNTNTGGSLFGQTNNNSPFGQNNAGTSAFGGGSGAFGSSNLNKPSGFGTGSAFGQSNNNTSSVFGANNNNQSVFGSGNTGSAFGATNTSNNTSSPFGGGNTGGFGSSGGFGSSNTNSGGGLFGSNKPATTSGFGNTGSPFGQTNNTSGGGLFGGGGTSAFGKPTTNTGGLFGSQNNTNQGSAFGQSNTSGGGLFGQNNQTANTSGGLFGSNNNNTQTGTGGGLFGSSNNQAGSGGGLLGSSNQNNQSSGGGLFGNKPAGQTGGGLFGGQSNTGTTGFGATQNNNTSTGFGSKPAGGGLFGSNNNNTTSSSGGLFGQNNTQNTNTGGGLFGSSNTGNTTGGIGSGTNTSGGLFGKPTSTFGGQSGGGLFGSNNNTQQNNATGTSGGLFGGSSVLGGQQQQQQNQTQNQGQQSLVNIGTQNPYGNNKLFQSIQGPVQSSASQAEVPKAIAVNPPAKKHVSLLAAHKVAPLFAPGKRIANSTPKKDSVVTVDTVRNGRNKDLFDADVDAAIMSSEIFAPKTNYRKLVLNGTKNNSNGLLTYTDTMTRTHQVSFTVDNEKENIENGDSNPKAIEHEDVDDDGYYTSPSLSELKKKPLGELRAVKDFTVGRKHYGKVKFLEPVDLSAFNLDEICGNLITFGPKNVVIYPEDDEKPKEGEGFNIPAQVTLEGCYPINKKTKLSILDPKDEIVKKHIEKLKALPDMTFKDYEPTTGNWTFTFEHV; encoded by the exons ATGTTTGGACGGCCAAACTCGGGTTTCGGTGGCTTCAGCTCCACCGCGAACAACTCGTCGTCTCCATTTGGATCTACAAACAACACCAACGCATCCCCCTTTGGTCAAAATACGTCTACGAGCAATGCTTTCGGATCAGGCTCTGGAGGTGGCAtttttggctcttcaaaCACCAATTCTGCATTTGGCAGTAACAACAATAATAACACGACCACCTCAGCTTTTGGTAGCAATAACAATCCTCTGACTGGTGGCAGTGCTTTTGGCTCCTCAAACACTGGGTTTGGAAACACTGGTGGCTCCGTGTTTGGAAGCACCAACAACGCTACGCAGAATAACGCTTCTCCTTTTGGTGGCGCTA CGAACAAGCCGTTTGGTTCTGCTTTTGGCACTCCTCAGAATAACTCCATCTCCCCCTTTGGTGGAGGAGCCTCGACGTCTGCCTTTGGAAgtggtgctgctggtgGAGACAAGGTGAATAATGGAACTGCTGTCAAGCCGTTTACGCCCTTCCAAGAGAAGGATACTTCGGGCACCAACTACTACCAGAACATCTCCAACATGCCCGAGTACAGCAACTTTTCCTTCGAGGAGTTGCGTCTTAAGGACTATGAGCAGGGGAGAC GTTTTGGCCTGGGTACATCAGCATTTGGTCTGAACAATGCGGGCACCTCCGCGTTTGGGCAGTCTACGGGTGCTTTTGGTCAGAATACCAACACGGGAGGCAGCTTGTTCGGTCAGACTAACAACAACTCACCCTTTGGGCAGAACAACGCGGGAACTTCTgcttttggtggtggatCTGGTGCCTTTGGGTCGTCTAATCTCAACAAGCCTTCCGGTTTTGGAACTGGATCGGCCTTTGGTCAAAGCAACAACAATACGTCTAGCGTTTTTGGAGCCAACAACAATAATCAGTCTGTTTTCGGTAGTGGAAACACAGGCTCCGCTTTTGGCGCCACTAATACCAGCAATAACACAAGCTCTCCGTTTGGAGGTGGTAACACTGGCGGATTTGGAAGCAGTGGTGGGTTCGGCTCAAGCAATACCAACAGTGGTGGTGGCCTCTTCGGCTCCAACAAGCCTGCCACTACAAGTGGGTTTGGCAACACGGGGCTGCCTTTTGGTCAGACTAACAACACCTCAGGAGGGGGCCtttttggaggaggaggcaCTTCAGCGTTTGGTAAGCCAACAACCAACACGGGTGGCCTCTTTGGCTCACAAAACAACACTAACCAAGGCTCCGCTTTCGGTCAGTCGAATACTAGCGGCGGTGGACTCTTTGGGCAAAACAACCAGACTGCAAACACTAGCGGAGGGTTATTTGGaagcaacaacaacaacactCAAACAGGAACTGGTGGAGGGTTGTTTGGAAGTTCGAATAACCAGGCAGGTAGCGGAGGAGGTCTCTTAGGTAGTAGTAATCAAAACAATCAAAGTTCTGGAGGAGGTCTCTTTGGAAACAAGCCTGCTGGCCAAACAGGTGGCGGTCTCTTCGGTGGCCAGAGCAACACTGGTACAACAGGCTTCGGTGCTACACAGAATAACAACACTTCAACTGGGTTTGGCAGCAAGCCAGCTGGTGGGGGCCTTTTCggcagcaacaacaacaacaccacATCAAGTAGTGGTGGCTTGTTTGGACAAAACAATACCCAAAATACCAACACCGGTGGTGGCTTGTTCGGTAGTAGCAACACAGGTAACACTACTGGTGGTATCGGAAGTGGAACAAACACATCGGGAGGGTTGTTTGGTAAACCCACTTCCACTTTCGGAGGTCAATCCGGTGGCGGATTGTTTGGCCTGAACAACAACACTCAACAGAACAACGCCACAGGCACCAGTGGGGGCTTATTTGGAGGTAGTTCAGTACTCGGAGgtcaacagcaacagcagcaaaacCAGACGCAAAATCAAGGCCAACAAAGTTTGGTAAATATTGGAACGCAGAACCCATATGGAAACAACAAGCTCTTTCAGAGCATACAAGGACCAGTCCAAAGTTCTGCTAGTCAAGCAGAGGTACCTAAGGCTATTGCGGTGAACCCACCCGCCAAGAAACacgtttctcttcttgcagCACATAAGGTGGCTCCTCTCTTTGCTCCCGGCAAGAGAATCGCAAATTCTacgccaaagaaagataGTGTCGTCACTGTTGACACCGTGAGAAACGGAAGAAATAAGGACTTGTTTGACGCAGATGTAGATGCTGCCATCATGTCTTCCGAGATATTTGCACCAAAAACAAACTACAGAAAACTAGTTTTAAATGGCACCAAGAACAACAGCAATGGCTTGCTCACATATACCGATACGATGACGAGAACCCATCAAGTGTCGTTCACTGTCGATaacgagaaggagaatATCGAGAATGGCGACTCCAACCCAAAGGCCATTGAGCATGAGGATGTCGATGACGACGGATACTACACGCTGCCTTCATTAtctgagctcaagaaaaAACCTCTTGGCGAATTGAGGGCAGTGAAGGACTTCACTGTGGGAAGAAAACACTACGGAAAGGTGAAGTTCCTCGAGCCTGTAGATTTGTCCGCGTTCAACTTGGACGAAATCTGTGGCAACCTCATAACTTTTGGCCCAAAGAATGTTGTAATATACcctgaagatgacgaaAAGCCCAAAGAAGGCGAAGGGTTCAATATTCCTGCCCAGGTGACCCTAGAAGGGTGCTACCCAATaaacaagaagaccaagTTGTCAATTCTAGATCCGAAGGAcgagattgtcaagaagcacatcgagaagttgaaggcgCTTCCGGACATGACCTTTAAGGACTACGAACCAACCACCGGTAACTGGACCTTCACTTTTGAGCATGTCTAG